A single window of Achromobacter xylosoxidans DNA harbors:
- a CDS encoding TRAP transporter large permease: protein MSQLMIVSMLIFFGLSVPVAVSIGLASLAGVGAANLPWLVVAQQLYAALDKYPLVAIPFFILAGNLMEAGGISERMVEFAKSVVGGIQGGLACTCVLTCMIFAAVAGSSVATTFAVGAILIPAMIRHGYPAPFAASLQASAAELGVIIPPSIPMILFAVSTDTSTGELFIAGVMPGILIGVALMFYVWLYAKRNNLGKRDGEGRLPLWPAFKRAWLALMMPVIILGGIYGGVFTPTEASVVAVMYAVVVGKFVYRRLSFKQLSDTLHKSVVSTAVIMFVIANAGVFSFLLNRAGIPDALGVWLAQLFDTQFSFLMGVNLALFVIGMFIETSASIVVLAPLLLPVALKFGVDPVHFGIIMVVNLALGMITPPFGVNLFAACAVAKLPLERLIKPLIPFVGVVIVCLMVITYWPGLSLGLRDLVYAK from the coding sequence ATGTCCCAATTAATGATTGTCTCGATGCTGATTTTCTTCGGGCTGTCCGTGCCGGTCGCCGTGTCGATCGGGCTGGCCAGCCTGGCGGGGGTCGGCGCCGCCAACCTGCCCTGGCTGGTGGTGGCCCAGCAGCTCTATGCCGCGCTGGACAAGTACCCGCTGGTCGCGATCCCGTTCTTCATCCTGGCCGGCAACCTGATGGAAGCCGGCGGCATCTCCGAACGCATGGTGGAGTTCGCCAAGAGCGTGGTCGGCGGCATCCAGGGCGGCCTGGCCTGCACCTGCGTGCTGACCTGCATGATCTTCGCCGCCGTGGCCGGCTCCAGCGTCGCCACCACCTTCGCGGTGGGCGCCATCCTGATCCCGGCCATGATCCGCCACGGCTATCCCGCCCCCTTCGCCGCGTCATTGCAGGCCAGCGCGGCCGAGCTGGGGGTGATCATCCCGCCGTCGATCCCGATGATCCTGTTCGCGGTGTCCACCGACACCTCCACCGGCGAACTGTTCATCGCCGGCGTCATGCCCGGCATCCTGATCGGCGTGGCGCTGATGTTCTACGTGTGGCTCTACGCCAAGCGCAACAACCTGGGCAAGCGCGACGGCGAAGGCCGCCTGCCGCTGTGGCCGGCCTTCAAACGCGCCTGGCTGGCGCTGATGATGCCGGTCATCATCCTGGGCGGCATCTACGGCGGCGTCTTCACCCCGACCGAGGCGTCGGTGGTGGCGGTGATGTACGCGGTGGTGGTGGGCAAGTTCGTCTACCGCCGCCTGAGCTTCAAACAGCTGTCGGACACGCTGCACAAGTCGGTGGTGTCCACCGCCGTGATCATGTTCGTGATCGCCAACGCCGGCGTCTTCAGCTTCCTGCTGAACCGCGCCGGCATCCCCGACGCGCTGGGCGTGTGGCTGGCGCAGCTGTTCGACACCCAGTTCTCGTTCCTGATGGGCGTGAACCTGGCGCTGTTCGTGATCGGCATGTTCATCGAGACCTCGGCCTCGATCGTGGTGCTGGCCCCGCTGCTGCTGCCGGTGGCGCTGAAGTTCGGGGTGGACCCGGTGCACTTCGGCATCATCATGGTGGTCAACCTGGCCCTGGGCATGATCACGCCGCCATTCGGGGTGAATCTGTTCGCGGCGTGCGCGGTGGCCAAATTGCCGCTGGAGCGGTTGATCAAGCCGTTGATTCCGTTCGTGGGGGTGGTGATTGTCTGCCTGATGGTGATTACGTATTGGCCGGGGTTGTCGTTGGGACTGCGCGACCTGGTCTACGCCAAGTAG
- a CDS encoding alpha/beta fold hydrolase, protein MGKRWARIVLWGALSAAGVSVAAQAAPTPAAVTPADKVERVTVLPGNGARIEVLVQGQGPALVLLPSRGRGQEDFDDLAARLAQAGYRVLRPEPRGIGGSSGPMKDITLHDFGNDMAAVIRDVAKQPVVMIGHAFGNWVARTTGVDHPDLVRGVVIVAAAAKKYPAGLSEHVDRSADLSLPDAERLKSIQYAFFAPGHDASVWLNGWYPQVSESQRLAGKATRQSDWWSGGSKPLLDLQAGADLFKPESTRNEIRDEFGERVSVVVIPGAGHALVPEAPQAVVDAIVRREKSLKP, encoded by the coding sequence ATGGGCAAGCGATGGGCGAGGATTGTGCTGTGGGGCGCGTTGAGCGCGGCGGGGGTATCGGTGGCCGCGCAGGCCGCGCCGACGCCTGCCGCGGTGACGCCTGCGGACAAGGTCGAGCGCGTGACGGTGCTGCCGGGCAACGGCGCCCGTATCGAGGTGCTGGTGCAGGGCCAGGGCCCGGCCCTGGTGCTGCTGCCATCGCGCGGCCGCGGCCAGGAGGATTTCGACGACCTCGCGGCGCGGCTGGCGCAGGCTGGCTACCGCGTGCTGCGGCCCGAGCCGCGCGGCATCGGCGGCAGCAGCGGACCGATGAAGGACATCACGCTGCATGACTTCGGCAACGACATGGCGGCGGTGATCCGCGACGTGGCCAAGCAGCCGGTGGTGATGATCGGGCACGCCTTCGGCAACTGGGTGGCGCGCACCACGGGCGTGGACCATCCCGACCTGGTGCGCGGCGTGGTGATCGTGGCGGCGGCGGCCAAGAAGTATCCCGCCGGCCTGAGCGAGCACGTCGACCGCAGCGCCGACCTGTCGCTGCCCGACGCCGAGCGCCTCAAGTCCATCCAGTACGCGTTCTTCGCGCCGGGCCATGACGCCAGCGTCTGGCTCAACGGCTGGTACCCCCAGGTCAGCGAAAGCCAGCGCCTGGCCGGCAAGGCCACGCGCCAGTCGGACTGGTGGTCGGGCGGCAGCAAGCCGCTGCTCGATCTGCAGGCGGGCGCCGACCTGTTCAAGCCGGAATCGACCCGCAACGAGATCCGCGACGAATTCGGCGAGCGCGTGTCGGTGGTGGTGATCCCGGGCGCCGGCCACGCGCTGGTGCCGGAAGCGCCGCAGGCGGTGGTCGACGCCATCGTGCGCCGGGAAAAGTCGCTCAAGCCCTGA
- the argF gene encoding ornithine carbamoyltransferase, with protein MTPPTTQNGPLRHFLQFKDFSSAEIAYVLDRARLIKEKFKRYEPHMPLHDRTLAMVFEKASTRTRVSFEAGMYQMGGSVINLTSNDSQLGRSEPIEDTARVISRMVDIVMIRTFEQTRIERFASHSRVPVINGLTNEFHPCQILADIFTYIEHRGPIAGKTVAWVGDANNMAYTWLQAAEMLGFTLHVSTPAGYELEAARIGSPSDKVLRQFKDPMQACQGAHLVTTDVWTSMGYEAENEERRAAFADWCVDAEMMAAADPQAVFMHCLPAHRGEEVTGEVIDGPQSVVWDEAENRLHVQKALMEFLLLGQLK; from the coding sequence ATGACTCCTCCCACGACTCAAAACGGCCCCTTGCGGCACTTTCTGCAGTTCAAGGACTTCTCGTCCGCCGAGATCGCCTACGTGCTGGACCGCGCGCGGCTGATCAAGGAAAAATTCAAGCGCTACGAACCCCACATGCCGCTGCACGACCGCACGCTGGCGATGGTGTTCGAAAAAGCCAGCACCCGTACCCGCGTCTCGTTCGAGGCCGGCATGTACCAGATGGGCGGCTCGGTCATCAACCTGACCTCCAATGATTCCCAGCTGGGCCGCTCCGAGCCCATCGAGGACACCGCGCGCGTCATCTCGCGCATGGTCGACATCGTCATGATCCGCACGTTCGAGCAGACCCGCATCGAGCGCTTCGCCTCGCACTCGCGCGTGCCCGTGATCAACGGCCTGACCAACGAATTCCACCCCTGCCAGATCCTGGCGGACATCTTCACCTACATCGAGCACCGCGGCCCCATCGCCGGCAAGACGGTCGCCTGGGTCGGCGACGCCAACAACATGGCCTACACCTGGCTGCAGGCCGCCGAGATGCTGGGCTTCACGCTGCACGTGTCGACCCCGGCCGGCTACGAGCTCGAAGCCGCCCGCATCGGTTCGCCGTCCGACAAGGTGCTGCGCCAGTTCAAGGACCCGATGCAGGCCTGCCAGGGGGCGCACCTGGTCACCACCGACGTCTGGACCAGCATGGGCTACGAGGCCGAGAACGAAGAGCGCCGCGCCGCCTTCGCCGACTGGTGCGTGGACGCCGAGATGATGGCCGCCGCCGATCCCCAGGCCGTGTTCATGCACTGCCTGCCCGCCCATCGCGGCGAGGAAGTCACCGGCGAAGTCATCGACGGCCCGCAGAGCGTGGTCTGGGATGAGGCCGAGAACCGCCTGCACGTGCAGAAGGCGCTGATGGAGTTCCTGCTGCTGGGCCAGCTCAAGTAA
- a CDS encoding ABC transporter permease produces the protein MMDFPDVSRARRPGFWTTLALGARMMMRDARAGELRLLVLALVVAVAAVTSVGFLADRVGRALERDAGQMLGADLVLDADEPVPAAFLDQARERGLSVSNTWQFPSMVSAGDGAQLAALKAVEPGYPLRGALRVTDAPFNPDGPTRDIPPEGAVWVDGQLLSLLGLKVGDTLNVGDAHLRIDRVITYEPDRGMQFVNVAPRVMLRASDLPATGLIAPGSRIGYALLVAGEPDAVANYSAWLGQNLKRGQKVATLESGRPEVRRTLDRAQRFLSLVALLAVLISAVAVALAAGRYMTRHRDGIAVMRCLGAVQSQIARMLTLEFALVGLFASAAGCLLGYAVHQVLVMVLGSLIDTTLPAPSAIPALQGLLTGLLLLLGFALPALAQLRHVPPARVLRRDADVISARGALGYGVGAVGFALLIWWFAGDAKLGGVVAGGFLGAFALFALVAWLCILGLARLRGLAAGLPALRFALAGVVRRRAATITQVCALAVGLMALLLLAMTRTDLIQGWQRTLPPDAPNRFLINVQPDQRQAVTDALTREGLGRIVLSPMVRGRLIAVNGKPVGPDDYEEPRAKRLVDREFNLSYGEQMPSSNRIEQGRWLKPGSAEVSLESGLAKTLGIKLGDRMTFDVAGQQFEVAVSSTRRVDWDTMRVNFFAILTPETLADMPQSWITSFYLPPEKAQVLPALVRQFPNLTVFDVGAILQQLQSVLNEVGRAVQLLFLFTLAAGVLVLSAALTATRDERMREAAVLRALGATRRQLARSQRIELWAVGGLAGLLAAAGASAIAWALSTQVFDFTITLSLWPWLVGVGAGMLGAWAGGALALRGVLRTPPLVTLRET, from the coding sequence ATGATGGATTTCCCTGATGTCTCACGGGCCAGGCGCCCCGGCTTTTGGACCACCCTGGCGCTGGGCGCCCGCATGATGATGCGCGACGCCCGCGCCGGCGAGCTGCGCCTGCTGGTGCTGGCCCTGGTGGTGGCGGTGGCTGCCGTCACCAGCGTCGGCTTCCTGGCCGACCGGGTCGGCCGGGCGCTGGAACGCGACGCCGGCCAGATGCTGGGCGCCGACCTGGTGCTGGACGCGGACGAACCGGTGCCGGCGGCCTTCCTCGATCAGGCCCGCGAGCGCGGCCTGTCCGTCTCCAACACCTGGCAGTTCCCGTCCATGGTCAGCGCCGGCGACGGCGCCCAATTGGCGGCCCTGAAGGCGGTCGAGCCCGGCTACCCGCTGCGCGGCGCCCTGCGGGTGACGGACGCGCCGTTCAACCCCGACGGCCCCACCCGCGACATCCCGCCCGAGGGCGCGGTCTGGGTGGACGGCCAACTGCTGTCGCTGCTGGGCCTGAAGGTCGGCGACACCCTGAACGTGGGCGACGCCCACCTGCGCATCGACCGGGTCATCACCTACGAACCGGACCGCGGCATGCAGTTCGTCAACGTCGCGCCGCGGGTGATGCTGCGCGCCAGCGATCTGCCGGCCACCGGGCTGATCGCGCCCGGCAGCCGCATCGGCTATGCCCTGCTGGTGGCCGGCGAACCGGATGCGGTGGCGAATTACTCCGCCTGGCTGGGCCAGAACCTCAAGCGCGGCCAGAAGGTCGCCACGCTGGAATCGGGCCGGCCGGAGGTGCGCCGCACCCTCGACCGGGCGCAGCGCTTCCTGTCGCTGGTGGCGCTGCTGGCGGTGCTGATTTCCGCCGTGGCAGTGGCGCTGGCGGCCGGCCGTTACATGACCCGGCACCGCGACGGCATTGCCGTGATGCGCTGCCTGGGGGCGGTGCAGTCGCAGATCGCCCGCATGCTGACCCTGGAATTCGCGCTGGTCGGCCTGTTCGCCTCGGCCGCCGGCTGCCTGCTGGGCTACGCGGTGCACCAGGTGCTGGTGATGGTGCTGGGTTCGCTGATCGACACGACCTTGCCGGCGCCCTCGGCCATTCCGGCCCTGCAGGGGCTGCTGACCGGCCTTTTGCTGTTGCTGGGTTTCGCCCTGCCGGCCCTGGCGCAGTTGCGCCACGTGCCGCCGGCGCGGGTGCTGCGGCGCGACGCCGACGTCATCAGCGCCCGCGGCGCGCTCGGCTACGGCGTCGGCGCCGTCGGATTCGCCCTGCTGATCTGGTGGTTCGCCGGCGACGCGAAGTTGGGCGGCGTGGTGGCGGGCGGGTTCCTGGGGGCCTTTGCGCTGTTCGCGCTGGTGGCCTGGCTCTGCATCCTGGGCCTGGCGCGCCTGCGCGGCCTGGCCGCAGGCCTGCCGGCGCTGCGTTTCGCGCTGGCCGGGGTGGTGCGCCGGCGCGCCGCCACCATCACCCAGGTGTGCGCGCTGGCGGTGGGCCTGATGGCCCTGCTGCTGCTGGCCATGACCCGCACCGACCTGATCCAGGGCTGGCAGCGCACGCTGCCGCCGGACGCGCCCAACCGTTTCCTCATCAATGTGCAGCCCGACCAGCGCCAGGCCGTGACCGACGCGCTGACCCGCGAGGGGCTGGGCCGGATCGTGCTGTCGCCGATGGTGCGCGGCCGCCTGATCGCCGTCAACGGCAAGCCGGTGGGGCCGGACGACTACGAGGAGCCGCGCGCCAAGCGCCTGGTGGACCGCGAATTCAACCTGTCCTATGGCGAGCAGATGCCGTCGTCCAACCGCATCGAGCAGGGCCGCTGGCTCAAGCCGGGCTCGGCCGAGGTGTCGCTGGAGTCGGGCCTGGCCAAGACGCTGGGCATCAAGCTGGGCGACAGGATGACCTTCGACGTGGCCGGCCAGCAGTTCGAGGTGGCTGTCTCCAGCACCCGGCGGGTGGATTGGGATACGATGCGCGTCAATTTTTTCGCCATCCTGACGCCCGAAACCCTGGCCGACATGCCGCAAAGCTGGATCACGTCCTTCTACCTGCCGCCGGAAAAGGCCCAGGTGCTGCCCGCGTTGGTGCGGCAGTTCCCGAACCTGACGGTGTTCGACGTGGGCGCCATCCTGCAACAGTTGCAGTCGGTGCTCAACGAGGTCGGCCGCGCGGTGCAGCTGCTGTTCCTGTTCACCCTGGCGGCCGGCGTGCTGGTGCTGTCGGCCGCCCTGACCGCCACCCGCGACGAGCGCATGCGCGAAGCCGCGGTGCTGCGCGCGCTGGGCGCGACCCGGCGCCAGCTGGCGCGCTCGCAGCGCATCGAGCTGTGGGCGGTGGGCGGCCTGGCCGGCCTGCTGGCCGCGGCCGGCGCCAGCGCGATCGCTTGGGCTTTATCAACCCAGGTGTTCGATTTCACGATTACCCTCAGCCTCTGGCCCTGGCTGGTGGGGGTCGGCGCGGGTATGCTCGGCGCCTGGGCCGGTGGCGCGCTGGCGTTGCGCGGCGTGCTGCGCACCCCGCCGCTGGTCACCCTGAGAGAAACCTGA
- a CDS encoding 3-deoxy-D-manno-octulosonic acid kinase: MKADRDPSGARRHAWPAPLAGAMLADPRLGDAGPELFNPAHYGDRARPVDAGGRQAAWFVQGQGWQGVLRRYRRGGLIAKLSRDTYLWAGQARTRSFREFRLLAAMRAQGLPVPAPLAAAYWRQGPTYRAAIVVERIPGVRPLAQALAEPLWQPVAEAIVRMHRAGVWHADLNAFNILIGSDGRVWLIDFDRGTDGGLSDRQRQGNLERLRRSLVKVAGDEGERFWLKLRDSYWTAWGIGVQP, from the coding sequence GTGAAGGCTGATCGGGATCCCTCCGGCGCCCGACGCCATGCCTGGCCGGCGCCGCTGGCCGGCGCAATGCTGGCCGACCCGCGCCTGGGCGATGCCGGTCCCGAGCTGTTCAACCCGGCGCACTATGGCGACCGGGCCCGGCCGGTGGATGCCGGCGGCCGCCAGGCGGCCTGGTTCGTGCAGGGCCAGGGCTGGCAGGGCGTGCTGCGACGCTACCGGCGCGGCGGCCTGATCGCCAAGCTCAGCCGCGATACCTACCTGTGGGCGGGCCAGGCGCGCACCCGCAGCTTCCGCGAATTCCGCCTGCTCGCCGCCATGCGCGCCCAGGGCCTGCCGGTGCCGGCGCCGCTGGCCGCTGCCTACTGGCGCCAGGGGCCGACTTACCGCGCCGCCATCGTGGTCGAGCGCATCCCGGGCGTGCGGCCGCTGGCCCAGGCGCTGGCCGAGCCGCTGTGGCAGCCGGTGGCCGAGGCCATCGTGCGCATGCACCGGGCCGGCGTCTGGCACGCCGACCTCAACGCCTTCAACATCCTGATCGGGTCCGACGGCCGGGTCTGGCTGATCGATTTCGACCGCGGCACCGACGGCGGCCTTTCCGACCGCCAGCGCCAGGGCAACCTGGAACGCCTGCGCCGGTCGCTGGTCAAGGTGGCGGGGGACGAGGGCGAGCGTTTCTGGCTCAAATTGCGCGACAGCTACTGGACCGCCTGGGGGATCGGCGTACAGCCCTGA
- a CDS encoding TRAP transporter small permease, translated as MRLLCALDRILFKLVSVIAQLLLVAAAAAAFYQVIARFVLHSPADWSEVLTRALLIWTVLLGVALAFRHGAMISVELLRNLLGGMRRRVLEAVIGLICAGFLGFIAWIGGQMTYRVRFQNVPSLDISISWIYLAIPVGATLAAIAVLARWCAGEEEDVPVRNDAQG; from the coding sequence ATGCGTCTGCTCTGCGCCTTAGACCGCATCCTGTTCAAGCTGGTGTCGGTCATCGCCCAACTCCTGCTGGTGGCCGCCGCGGCCGCCGCTTTCTACCAGGTCATCGCCCGCTTCGTGCTGCATTCGCCCGCCGACTGGAGCGAGGTGCTGACCCGCGCCCTGCTGATCTGGACCGTGCTGCTGGGCGTGGCCCTGGCCTTTCGCCACGGTGCCATGATCAGCGTCGAACTGCTGCGCAACCTGCTGGGCGGCATGCGCCGCCGCGTGCTGGAAGCCGTCATCGGCCTGATCTGCGCCGGTTTTCTCGGCTTCATCGCCTGGATCGGCGGCCAGATGACCTACCGCGTGCGTTTCCAGAACGTGCCCAGCCTGGACATCTCGATCTCCTGGATCTACCTGGCGATCCCGGTGGGCGCGACGCTCGCCGCCATCGCCGTGCTGGCGCGCTGGTGCGCCGGCGAAGAAGAAGACGTCCCCGTGCGCAACGACGCGCAGGGCTGA
- a CDS encoding aspartate aminotransferase family protein: MTSPLANIYARLPVSFTHGQGVWLWDAQGRKYLDALAGIGVSCLGHAHPRLVAAISEQAARVIHTSNIYEVPQQTELAARLARLSGMRDVVFNNSGSEANEAAIKLARYYAYRHGNSHAHIITMDSSWHGRTLATLAATGSDKARKGFEPLPSGFIQVPYNDAAAIRAAGDAEPRVAAVLLEALQGEGGIRPSDAAFLREVRQLCTERGWLLMIDEVQSGIGRTGKWFAHQWADIVPDVMTLAKGLAGGVPIGAMLAAGPAAGVFTPGSHGTTFGGGPLVCAAGLAVLDALESENLLANAHDVGGHLQARLAAELAGVPGVVEVRGRGLMLGIELTRPCGVLALRALEAGLLINVTRDRVIRLLPPLVLSRAEADQIVGILASLIRQFQAEHP, encoded by the coding sequence ATGACCTCGCCTCTGGCCAACATCTATGCCCGGCTGCCGGTATCGTTCACCCACGGCCAGGGTGTCTGGCTGTGGGACGCGCAGGGCCGCAAGTACCTGGACGCGCTGGCGGGCATCGGCGTCTCCTGTCTGGGCCACGCCCATCCCCGGCTGGTCGCGGCCATCAGCGAGCAGGCCGCGCGCGTCATCCACACCTCCAATATCTACGAAGTCCCGCAGCAGACCGAGCTGGCCGCGCGCCTGGCGCGGCTGTCCGGCATGCGCGACGTGGTCTTCAACAACAGCGGCTCCGAGGCCAACGAAGCCGCCATCAAGCTGGCGCGCTACTACGCCTACCGGCACGGCAACAGCCACGCCCACATCATCACCATGGACTCGTCCTGGCACGGGCGCACCCTGGCCACGCTGGCCGCCACCGGCAGCGACAAGGCGCGCAAGGGCTTCGAGCCCCTGCCCTCGGGCTTCATCCAGGTGCCGTACAACGATGCCGCCGCGATCCGCGCCGCCGGCGACGCCGAGCCGCGCGTGGCCGCCGTGCTGCTCGAAGCCCTGCAGGGCGAAGGCGGCATCCGTCCCTCCGATGCCGCCTTCCTTCGAGAGGTACGACAACTGTGCACCGAGCGCGGCTGGCTGCTGATGATCGACGAGGTCCAGTCGGGCATCGGCCGCACCGGCAAGTGGTTCGCCCACCAGTGGGCCGACATCGTGCCGGACGTCATGACCCTGGCCAAGGGCCTGGCCGGCGGCGTGCCGATCGGCGCGATGCTGGCCGCCGGCCCCGCGGCGGGCGTGTTCACCCCCGGCAGCCATGGCACCACCTTCGGCGGCGGCCCGCTGGTCTGCGCGGCCGGCCTGGCGGTGCTGGACGCGCTGGAATCGGAAAACCTGCTGGCCAATGCCCACGACGTGGGCGGACACCTGCAGGCGCGGCTGGCCGCCGAACTGGCCGGCGTGCCCGGCGTGGTCGAGGTGCGCGGCCGCGGCCTGATGCTGGGCATCGAACTGACCCGTCCCTGCGGCGTGCTGGCGTTGCGTGCCCTGGAAGCGGGTCTTTTGATCAACGTCACCCGCGACCGCGTCATCCGCCTGCTGCCGCCGCTGGTCCTGTCGCGCGCCGAAGCCGACCAGATCGTCGGCATCCTGGCGTCGCTGATTCGACAGTTCCAGGCCGAACATCCATAA
- a CDS encoding TRAP transporter substrate-binding protein, with amino-acid sequence MRKSWLAATILAACAVAAPLAASAQAPLKMAYALSTSSHYGAGADALAKSIEASSNGKYKVQQFANSALGGEREVIEGLQIGTIDLAIVSTGATLNFVPETGVFDIPFLLRDLQHARNVLDSKIGQDMLAKFPSRGIVALAWGEQGFRHLTNNVRPVKTPADAKGLKIRTTENPIHITAFRQIGILPTPMAWPEVATALQQGTIDGQENPLSVITSAKLSQMQKYLSLTGHVYGPALVLMSANVYDGLSADDKAKFDKAGKESAQAMRAYVDNIEKTGVEQLKKEGMQVSEVDRAAFAAAVEPAYPEYYKKFDKKLIESIRDTK; translated from the coding sequence ATGCGTAAATCCTGGCTCGCGGCCACGATCCTGGCTGCCTGCGCGGTCGCCGCGCCCCTGGCCGCCTCGGCCCAGGCTCCCCTGAAGATGGCCTATGCCCTGTCGACGTCGTCGCACTACGGCGCTGGGGCCGACGCCCTGGCCAAGTCGATCGAAGCGTCCAGCAACGGCAAGTACAAGGTACAGCAATTCGCCAACAGCGCGCTGGGCGGCGAACGCGAAGTAATCGAAGGCCTGCAGATAGGCACCATCGACCTGGCCATCGTCTCGACCGGCGCCACCCTGAACTTCGTGCCCGAGACCGGCGTCTTCGACATCCCCTTCCTGCTGCGCGACCTGCAACACGCGCGCAACGTGCTCGACAGCAAGATCGGACAGGATATGCTGGCAAAGTTCCCCAGCCGTGGCATCGTCGCGCTGGCCTGGGGCGAGCAGGGCTTTCGCCACCTGACCAACAACGTGCGCCCGGTCAAGACGCCGGCCGACGCCAAGGGCCTGAAGATCCGCACCACGGAAAACCCGATCCACATCACCGCCTTCCGCCAGATCGGCATCCTGCCGACGCCGATGGCCTGGCCGGAAGTGGCCACCGCCCTGCAGCAGGGCACCATCGACGGTCAGGAAAACCCGCTGTCGGTGATCACCTCGGCCAAGCTGTCGCAGATGCAGAAATACCTGTCGCTGACCGGCCACGTCTACGGCCCGGCGCTGGTGCTGATGTCGGCCAACGTCTATGACGGCCTGTCGGCCGACGACAAGGCCAAGTTCGACAAGGCCGGCAAGGAATCGGCCCAGGCCATGCGCGCCTATGTCGACAACATCGAGAAGACCGGCGTCGAGCAGCTCAAGAAGGAAGGCATGCAGGTGTCCGAAGTCGACCGCGCCGCCTTCGCCGCCGCCGTCGAGCCGGCCTATCCCGAGTACTACAAGAAGTTCGACAAGAAGCTGATCGAGTCGATCCGCGACACCAAGTAA
- a CDS encoding DUF3579 domain-containing protein: protein MATRVRQFVIHGVTESGSRFRPSDWAERLAGVMAQFRPAGCAGNHLTYSPYVLPVVIDGVRGIVVDQRLRDLEPLAYKFVVDFARDNHLKTEEREI from the coding sequence ATGGCAACTCGCGTCAGACAATTCGTAATTCATGGCGTTACCGAAAGCGGTAGCCGCTTTCGCCCCAGCGATTGGGCGGAACGGCTCGCCGGCGTAATGGCACAGTTCCGGCCCGCCGGCTGTGCCGGTAACCACCTCACCTACTCGCCCTACGTGCTGCCCGTCGTCATCGACGGCGTGCGTGGCATCGTGGTCGACCAGCGCTTGCGCGATCTCGAACCGCTGGCGTACAAGTTCGTGGTGGATTTCGCCCGCGACAACCACCTCAAGACGGAAGAACGCGAAATCTAG
- a CDS encoding group II truncated hemoglobin produces the protein MTSSVQTPTEPVETSSSIFDLLGGERGVRALVDRFYDLMDMESDLKELRAAHGPSLDEARDKLFWFLCGYFGGPNHYIERFGHPRLRARHLPFSIGQVERDQWVACMGRAMEDEGVEPALVERLLQSFFGVADWMRNREG, from the coding sequence ATGACGTCCTCCGTCCAAACCCCTACCGAACCCGTGGAAACTTCCTCCAGCATTTTCGATCTCCTGGGCGGCGAACGCGGCGTGCGCGCCCTGGTCGACCGCTTCTACGACCTGATGGACATGGAGTCCGACCTGAAGGAACTGCGCGCCGCGCACGGCCCCAGCCTGGACGAGGCTCGCGACAAGCTGTTCTGGTTCCTGTGCGGCTACTTCGGCGGCCCCAATCACTATATAGAGCGCTTCGGCCATCCGCGCCTGCGGGCGCGGCATTTGCCGTTCTCGATCGGCCAGGTCGAGCGCGACCAATGGGTGGCCTGCATGGGCCGCGCCATGGAAGACGAGGGCGTCGAGCCCGCCCTGGTCGAGCGCCTGCTGCAATCGTTCTTCGGCGTGGCCGACTGGATGCGCAACCGTGAAGGCTGA
- a CDS encoding DUF4286 family protein — MDKTVLLVSLGERFDATRAADMAQRLTEGLDGVRLRAFAAIEEDETYVYVDGDAGGQPEVQARLAELFPGAQARVLHRTLDLAGASAGLDAPWHYIVETDVLPEAEADLNAWYDQEHLPGLAAVPGTVRAQRYECRDQGPRYLACYDLETRETFGSPPWLAVRATDWSSRVRPSFRNTRRTMFQKIL, encoded by the coding sequence ATGGACAAGACGGTATTGCTGGTGTCGCTGGGCGAGCGTTTCGACGCGACGCGCGCGGCCGATATGGCGCAACGCCTGACCGAAGGGCTGGACGGTGTGCGGCTGCGCGCCTTCGCCGCGATCGAGGAGGACGAGACCTACGTATATGTCGACGGCGATGCCGGTGGCCAGCCGGAAGTGCAGGCGCGCCTGGCCGAACTGTTCCCCGGGGCGCAGGCGCGCGTGCTGCACCGGACCCTGGACCTGGCCGGCGCCTCGGCCGGCTTGGATGCGCCCTGGCACTACATCGTCGAGACCGACGTGCTGCCCGAGGCCGAGGCGGACCTGAATGCCTGGTACGACCAGGAACACCTGCCGGGGCTGGCCGCGGTGCCCGGCACCGTGCGCGCGCAGCGCTATGAATGCCGCGACCAGGGGCCGCGCTACCTGGCCTGCTATGACCTGGAGACGCGCGAGACCTTCGGCAGCCCGCCGTGGCTGGCGGTGCGCGCCACCGACTGGAGCAGCCGGGTGCGGCCGTCGTTTCGCAACACGCGCCGCACCATGTTCCAGAAGATTCTTTGA